Below is a genomic region from Xylophilus sp. GW821-FHT01B05.
GTTCGTGGTGGTGGTGCTGGGCCTGATCATGCGGTTCTCGGGCTTCAGCCTGTTCAAGCTGCTGCGCTACCTGCGCGAGGAATTGGCCGTGGTATTTGCCACCACCTCCTCCGACAGCGTGCTGCCGCAGGTCATGGCCAAGCTCAAGAACATGGGCATCCGCGACTCCACGGTGGGCCTGGTGATCCCCACCGGCTACTCGTTCAACCTGGACGCGTTCTCTATCTACATCACGCTGGCGGCGGTGTTCATCGCGCAGGCCACCAATACCCCGATCACCATGGTGGACCTGCTCACCATCCTGGCGATCTCGCTGGTGACCTCCAAGGGCGCGCATGGCGTGCCGGGCTCGGCCATCGTGGTGCTGGCCGCAACACTGCACGCCATTCCCGCCATCCCTGCGATCGGCCTGGTGCTGGTGTTGTCGGTGGACTGGTTCATGGGCATTGCACGGGCCTTGGGCAACCTGATCGGCAACTCGTTGCAGTGGCCGCCTGGGAGGGCGACATCGACCGCGAGCGCGCCCATGCCGTGCTGGATGGCCGCGCCACCGGCCCGGTGAAAGACTGAGCAGCGCTTGCTCTCGCATAGCATTGCGGCCTTCACACCCATGGCAGCACAGGCCCACTGATGACCACTCGCCCCCCGGTGCCGCAGTCGGCGGCACCCAACAGCCAGAACCAGATCGCCCAGCAGGTGGTGGAGTCGATCCTGGCGCAAAAGCTCGCGCCCGGCGAGCGCCTGGGCGAGCAGGATTTGGCCGATCTCTTCCACGTGAGCCGCACCCTGGTACGCGAGGCCTTGATGCAGTTGCAGGCGCGCGGCTTCGTCGAGGTGCGGCCGCGGCGCGGCTGGTACGTGGTGGAGCCCTCAGTGGAGGACGCGCGCGACGCCTTCTCGGCCCGCCGCATCGTGGAGTCGGGCATCCTCACCCATCCCGGCCGCCCCCTGCAAACGGTGGTGCGGCGCCTGCGTCAACACATCAAGGAAGAGCGGCAAGCCATCCAGAATGCCGATGCCGCCACGCGCTCCTTCCTGCTGGCGGACTTCCATGTGTGCCTGGCCGAAGCCATGGGCCACCGCAGCCTGAGCGCCATCCTGCGCGACCTCACCGCCCGCACCACCTTGGCCGCCACGCTCTACCAGTCGCAGCACGCGGCCAGCCAGTCATGCGCCGAGCATGCGGCCATCCTGCAGGCGCTGGAGCAGGGCGACCTGGCGCTGGCGCGCGAGCGCATGCTGGACCACATCGGCCAGGTCGAACAGGCCCTGAACCACGATCAGCCCCGCACGCACGACCGGCTGCGCGATTCCCTGGCACCCCTGGCCGGCATCCGCGGCACCTCGGGCTGAGGGGCCTCTTCTAAAATAGGCGCCTGGTCACCGGCTGGTGACCAGCAAAGCTCGGCATCGCGCCGCCGCGGTCCTCGCGGCAATCTGCGCATCGATGCCCCTGCCCCCTGTTGCAGCGGGTTTGCACCTGCGGGCCATCGGCCTCGCGCCCTCCTCCGCGCTGCGCCTGCAGCACGTCTTCTTGTTCCCCCATCTCTACAGGAGCCCCTTCCAGGATGCGTATCTCCCTTGCTTTGCCGGCCGGCCTGGCCACCCTCTTCACGCTGGCGCTGCCAGCCTCTGCGCAATCGAACATCTCCGTCAGCGGCTATCTCGACGCCGGCGTGTTCCGCGACTTCGACAAGACGAACAAGGCCGGGACCATCCAGCGCAGCAATCTCGCATTCAAGGGCAGCGAAGACCTGGGCGGCGGGCTGGCGGCAACGTTCAGGCTGAGCACCCGTTTTGAGCTGGACACCGGCCTGCCCGAGGGCGCGGGCTTCAAGCCGTATTTCCAGGACGAGTCCACCGTGGGCCTGAAAGGCCCCTGGGGCCAGTTGCGCCTGGGCCGTGCGCTCAGCGCCATGTGGGGCCAGGACTATCTGTTCGATCCCTGGGCCAACTTCAACCGCATCGCCTCACCGGCGTGGCAGTTCTGGCACGCGCTCACCCCGACCGACCGCGCCAGCAACAACGGCACGGCCGAGTACGGCCGCATGGCCAATGGCGTGTTCTACGACTCGCCCGAATGGTCCGGCTTTGCCCTGCACCTGAGCGCATCGCCTGAACGCACCACCGCACCGGGCCGGGACGGCCGCGCGCACTCGGCATCGCTCAACTACAGCCGGGGCCCGGTCACAGCCATGCTGGCGCATGAACGCAATGGCAGCGGTGACCGCGACGTGTTCGTGGGCGGCAGTTACGACTTCGGCGCACTGTCCGTCATGGGCGCCTACGACGTCTCCAGGACGGGCGACACCGCCGACAAATCCCGGGCCGCGACACTGGGCGCTACCTATACCGTGGGCGCCACCGCGTTCAAAGCCGGCTACGGCCGCCAGCGGCTGAACGCAGCCACGCACAACTTCGCCTCGCTCGGAGCCGAATACGCGCTCTCCAAACGCACAACCGTGTACGCCAGCCTGGGCCAGCAGCGTTACGCCGCCGTGCCGTCGCGCACGGCCTTCGGCGTGGGAATGGGACACGCGTTCTAGTGTCGCGTCAAGTGTGATGTGACGGGAGTGCGCGAAGCCATCGGCGTGCAGCGCAAGGCGTAGGCCGCAGCCCAGGCTGAAGCCTGGGCAAGGACTGCAACGCGGCGATGCGCGGTGAGGGCAAGTGCACGCCGGCAGATCATGCTTGACGCGACACTAGTGTCGCGCCAACCAAAGAAAGGGCGATCCCTGATCCGCCTGCCGCTGCGCTCCTCGGCGCATCCCGAGGGGGCCCGGGACAGCCACGCGGGCCATCACTGCGCTCGGCCCGGCTCCTGCCGTCAGCAAGACACAAGAACTACCGAACAGATCACGAGACTTTGAAAGGGATGGTTCTTGGAACGTGCTCACATCACCGCGCCCAATTGCCAAGGCAGGAACTCGTTGTCACCCAGCCCGTTCTCTTCGCTCTTGCTAGGCTGGCCAGATGCCGTGGCGATCATGAGGCGGAACAGTGCTTCGCCAGCCTCGGCGATGCTCTGGCGGCCATCGACGATGCCGCCGCAATCAAAGTCCATGTCCAGGCCCATGCGCTTGAACATCGGCGTGTTGGTAGCCAGCTTGAGCGATGGCGTGGGCTTGCAGCCGTACGTAGAGCCACGGCCGGTGGTGAAGCAGATCAGGTTCGCGCCGCCCGCCACCTGGCCGGTGGCAGACACCGGGTCGTAGCCCGGCGTGTCCATGAAGACCAGGCCCTGCGTGCGCACGGGCTCGGCGTACTCGACCACGTCCATCAGGCCGGTGGAGCCGGCCTTGGCCACGGCGCCGAGCGACTTCTCCAGGATGGTGGTGATGCCGCCCGCCTTGTTGCCAGGCGATGGGTTGTTGTTGAGGTCACCGCCGTGCAGCGCCGCATAGCGCTCCCACCAGGCCAGGCGCTGCAGCAGCTTGTCGGCCACCGCAGCCGAGGCCGCGCGGTGCGTCAGCAGGTGCTCGGCGCCATAGATCTCGGGCGTTTCCGACAGGATGGCCGTGCCGCCGTGCTGCACCAGCAGGTCTACCGCCGCGCCCAGCGCCGGGTTGGCGCTGATGCCGGAATAGCCGTCTGAGCCGCCGCACTGCAAGCCCACGGTCAGATGGCGCAAGGGCACCGGCTGGCGCTGCACCTGGTTGGCCAGCTCCAACATCTGCGCCAGCAGCAGCTTGCCCTGGGCAATCGTCTCGCGCGTGCCGCCTTCGTCCTGGATGGTGAGCGTGGCAAACATGCCGGGGTCACGCGCGGCCAGCATCTCGACCAGCGGCGCAACCTGGTTCACCTCGCAGCCCAAACCGATGACCAGCACGCCCGCAAAGTTGGGATGGTCGGCATAGCCACGCAAGGTGCGCTGCAAAAGCTCCAGACCTTCGCCGCTGCCGCCCATGCCGCAGCCGCTGCCATGCGTGATCGCCACCACGCCATCGACCTGCGGGAACGCGGCCAGCGCGTCGCCGCGAAAGGCATCGGCAATGTGGCGGCAGACGGTGGCCGAGCAGTTGACGCTGGAGATCACGCCCAGGTAGTTGCGGGTGGCCACACGGCCGTCAGACCGCACGATGCCATCGAAGCTGAGTGCATCCGGCGCCAGCACCGTGGGCCGGTAGCCCGCACCGGCCGCATGCGCATGGCTGGAAGCCGCCATGCCTACGTTGTGCACATGCACATGTTCGCCGGGCGCGATGTCTGCCGTGGCAATGCCAATGCTCTGCCCGTATTTCAGCACGGGTGCGCCAGCCGCAATCGGCAGCAGCGCGATCTTGTGGCCCGAGGGAATGGCTTGGCGCACCGTCACCGAGCGCTCACCCACTACAAGCAGCAGGCCGGCCTCCAGCGCATGGCGCGCCACGGCCACGTTGTCGGCTGCGCCCAGCTGAATGGCGGAGGGAAGGGCTTGGTTCTCGGTAGTCATCTGCGGGGCCGGCATGGTTCAGGGGGTGGCCATGGCCGCCTTCAGGCGCGGCTGTGGCAGGTGGGGGGCATGCTCGGCGGCCATCGCCAGCACCGGACCAAAACGGCGCTGCTTCTTCTGCGCATGGTTCTGCGCGATATCGGCGATGCGATGGTCTAGGAACGGGTTCTCGAAGCGCTCGCGCACATCGACCAGGTAGGCATCGGCCTGTGGCCGCGCACCGATGGCGCTGAATACCGGCAGGATTTCTTCCGCCCACAGGGCTTCAAGCCCGCTGCGCAGCGCCGCGTCTGCCATGGCCTCGCGCACGGTCTCGCCGGGCGCGCGGCCCTCTTGCAGCCAGCGCTCGGCCAGGTAGGTGTGGCCGGCGTTCAGCAGGAAGAGCTTCAGCCGCTCATGCGCGGCAAGGTCATCGGTCAGCACGATGGCGGGATGCGTGCACGGCAGCAGCATGCGGGGCTGGCGCTCTATCACCCACACCGCATAGGGCTCGGCCACGGCACCGACAGGCTCCAGCGCCTCGGAGACGATGCGGTCCACCAACGAATTGGCCCACACGCAGTGCGTGCCGAGCCAGGTAGCAAAGGCCGCGTCCAGCCCCCACTGCCGCGCCAGGCCCACCACCAGGTCACGCAGCACATCGCCGTTGCGCTCGACCAGTTCGCAGGGCAGCAGCGTGAGCGGCGCCTGGGGCTGCGCGCGCCAACGGCCGTGCAACAGCACCAGCAGCTTGGCGGGGAAACTGTGCGGCGGCGCGCTGCCCTCTGCCAGCGCGGCGGGGCCGTCGCGGGCATCTGTCAGGTAACCGCGGTCGGCCGTGTTGGAGACGATGACCTGCACCTCATGCGCCACCGCGCTGCGCAGCGCCGGCCAATGGGCAGACGCCTGCAGCGCCTCGCGCACTGCCGTGCATTGCACGCTGCGGTCAATGCGCTCGCCGCCCGCCAGGCCGCGGATGCGCACCGGATAGCCCGCCCCCTGTGCCAGCGCGGCAATGCGCGCCGCGCCGTCCGAGCGGTCCGTTGTCTGCACCAAGGTGATGCCGCCAAGAGCATTGCCCGCACCATGCAGCCCTTGCAGCGCGTCGGAGATGAACAGGTCCACATGCGCCTGCAGGAAGCGGCTGGTGCCGAACTGGAGGATGGGCTGGGCCATTCGCGTCAGACCTCGACGATGGCCTTGACCACGCCGCGCGCGGGGTCGAGCAATTGGGCAAAGTCCGTTGGCACGTCGGCCAACTGCATGCGGTGCGTGTTCAAGGCATCGGTCGGCACCTGGCCGCTGCGCATTGCCGCCAGCACCGTCTCGAAATCCTCGGTGGTGGCATTGCGGCTGCCCAGCAAGGTGGTTTCACGCTTGTGGAACTCCGGGTCAGAGAAGCTGATGGTGTCGCGCACCACCGAGATGAGCACGTACTTGCCGCCATGGGCGACAAAGCCAAAGCCGCGCTCGATGGCCTTGGCATTGCCGGTGGCGTCAAACACCATGTCGAAGAATTCGCCATCGGTAGCCGCAGACAGCTGCGCCTGGTCGCCCGCCCCCAGCGCCACCGTGCCGGCCACGCCCAGCTCGCGCTGGCAGAAGTCGAGCCGGTCCTGACGGCCGTCGAGCGCAGTCACCACCGCGCCGCGTAGCCGGGCAAAGACCATGGCCGCCATGCCGATCGGGCCCGCGCCCACCACCAGCACCCGCTGGCCGGGCTGCACGTCGCCCCGGCGCACGGCATGCGCGCCGATGGCCAAAAATTCCACCATGGCGGCCTGGTCCAGCGTGACGCCTTCAGCCTTGTGCACAAAGGCCTCGGGCAGGGACAGGTACTCAGTGAAGGCGCCGTCGCGGTGCACGCCCAGCACCTGGATATTGACGCAGCAATTGGTCTTTCCCTGCCGGCAGGCGATGCACTTGCCACAGGAGATGTAGGGCATCACATAGGCCACATCGCCCACGGCCAGGCGGCCGCCCGGCACCGCTTCTTCCACCACGCCCGACAGCTCATGCCCCATCACGCGCGGGTACTGCAGGAAGGGCTGGTTGCCCGTGAAGATGTGCAGGTCGGTGCCGCACACGCCCACGCGCTTGACGCGCAGCAGCACCTCGCCTTCACCGCGCACGGGGCGCTCGCGTTGCTCGGCGCGCAAGGTGCCGGGGGTTTCACAGATCACGGTCAGCATGGTGGTTCCAGGGAGAGAGATGCGAATGAGGGATGTGGATGGAATGCGGTGGCTCAGCCGCCGTGGTACTTCTTGTAGATCGCGACCAGCTTGCCGTTGGCCGTGTTCTTGGTGATCCAGTCGTCGATCCAGGCCTTGAGCTCGGGCTCGTTCTTGCGCAAGCCAATGCCCAGCGGCACGGTCGACATGGTGAATTTGGTGACCATGTCTTTCTGCGGCGCCTTGGCCAGAACGGTGCTGACGATGGCGGGCGAGGTGGCGATGATGTCGGCCTGGCCGCTGACGGCGGCGGTGACCAGCGTGGCGTCGTCGTCGTAGCGCACGATCTGCGCGTCTTTCGCGCCGGTGGTCACGACCTTGTCGTTGTTGGAGCCGCGCGTGGTGGCCACGCGCTTGCCCTTCAAGTCTTCATAGCCCTTGATCTGCATGGCCTTGGGGCCGGCGACCACGGCCAGGATCTGCGCATAGGGCACCGAGAAGTCGATGACCTTCTCGCGCTCGGGCGTTACCGACAGCGACGCCACCACGATGTCGGCCTTGCCGGTCTGCAGGAAGGGGATGCGGTTGGGGCTGGTGGTCTGCACGATCTCGATGGCAACGCCCAGGTCCTGCGCCAACAGGTGGGCGGTTTCCACGTCGGAGCCCACCGGCTTCATGGCGTCGTCCACAAAGCCGTAGGGTGGCGAGCCGGTGTCCAGCGCGATGCGGATCTTCTTGGCTTCGCGGATGTCCTTGAGCAGATCGGCATGCGCAGTGCCCGCGCCAAAGGCCAGCAAGGCGGCGCATGCCAGCACGCTGCGCAGCATTGAGGATGTCTTCATGGTGCTTGTCTCCAGTGGTTGTGGTTGCTTGGAAAAAACAGATGGCTAAAGGCCGTTGCCAACGAAGTCGCGCAGCTCCGTGGTGGCGGGCGCATCCAGGATGGCTGCGGGGCCGTGCTCCCAGACGCGGCCCTTGTGCATGAAGACGACCTCGTCGGCCACCTTGCGCGCAAAGGCCATCTCGTGGGTCACCAGGATCATGGTCATGCCGTCGGCGGCCAGGCGCTCCATCACGCGCAGCACCTCGCCGGTGAGCTGCGGGTCGAGCGCCGAGGTGACTTCGTCAAACAGCATCAGTTGCGGCGACATCGCCAGCGAGCGCGCAATGGCCACGCGCTGCTGCTGGCCGCCCGAGAGCTGCGACGGGTAACAGCTGGCCTTCTCGCCCAGGCCGACCTGCTCCAGCACCTCCAGCGCGCGCTGGCGTGCCGCGGCACGGCTGGTTTTCTGCACCAGGCGCGGCGCCAGCATGATGTTTTCTTCCACCGTCAGGTGCGGGAACAGGTTGTAGCTCTGGAACACGATGCCCACGTCGCGCCGCAGCTGGTGCAGGTCCAGGCCCGGCGCCGTCACCTCGTGGCCGCAGACGCGGATGCGGCCCTGGTCCACCGTTTCCAGCCGGTCGATGCAGCGCAGCGCGGTGCTCTTGCCCGAACCGCTCTGGCCGATGATGGCGACGACCGCGCCCTTCTTTACCGTGAACGACACGTCCTCCAGCACCCTGGTGGTGCCGAAGCACTTGGAGATGTTCTCGATCTCAACGATGGCCGACATGGAAGCTCCTCTCAAGCCGGCGGCTCAGCACCGACAGCGGATAACACAGGGCGAAATACATGGCCGCCACGATCACGAAGATGACGAAGGGCTCGAAGGTGGAGTTGTTGATGATCTGGCCCGCACGCGCCAGCTCCACGAAGCCGATGGCCGAGGCCAGCGAGGTGTTCTTGACGATCTGCACCATGAAGCCGACCGTGGGCGGGGTGGCGATCTTCACGGCCTGCGGCAGGATCACGTGGCGCACGCGCTGGTGCCAGCGCAGCGCCAGGCATTCAGCCGCTTCTGCCTGGGTGCGCGGCACGGATTCGATGCAGCCGCGCCAGATCTCGCCCAGGTAGGCCGACACATAGATGGACAGCGCCAGCGCCGCCGCAGCCAGGGGCGCGATGTTCAGCCCCAGCGCCGGCAAGCCAAAGTAGGCCAGCGGCAGCAGCACCAGCAGCGGCGTGCCCTGGATCAGCTTGATGTAGAGCGACACCGCCAGGCGCGACGCCCGTGGGCCGTAAGAGCTGCCCAGCGCCACCGCAAAGCCGAGCAGGCCACCGCCCACAAACGCCAGCAGCGACAGCGCAACGGTCCACAGCAGCCCGTCGAACAGGAACTTCAGGTGTGCAGCATTCAGGAAACCCATGACACGCAGCCTTTCTTCACAAAGGGGTGCCAAGGCGGCGGCGGCGCGGGAAGGCGACCAGGCCCACCAGCCAGAACACCGCGCGCATCACCAGCGACATGGCCAGGTAGGCGACGGCGACGATGAGGTAGGTCTCAACCGAGCGGAAGGTGTCGGACTGGATGCGGTTGGCCACGGCCGTCAGTTCCTCGGCCGAGATCTGCGAGCAGATGGAGGACGCCAGCATCAGCAGCACGTACTGGCTGGTCAGCGCGGGAAACACGCGCTCGATCGCCGGCGGCAGCACGACGTGGCGCAGCATCTGCCAGCGCGACAGCGCCAGGCATTCGGCGGCTTCGAGCTGGCTGCGCGGGATGGATTCGATGCCGGCGCGCACGATCTCGCTGGTGTAGGCGCCAACGTTGACCACCAGCGCCACGGTGGCCGCCGTGAACGCGCCCACCTGAAAGCCCAGGGAAGACAGGCCAAAGTAGACGATGAAGACCTGCACCAGCAAGGGCGTGTTGCGGATCACCTCGATATAGACGCCTGCCAGCCGGGCCAGCCACTTGGCGTGGCCGGTGGTGGCCAGCGCGCAGAACACGCCCACCAAAAAGCCGAAGAAGGTGGACGACAGCGCCAGGGCCAGCGTGGTCCATGCACCGGCCACCAGATCTGGCCAGTAGGCCAGCGGCGCGGCAAAGTCGAATGAATATTTCAAAAGTGTTCTACGGCAGGGGCTTGAAGCCTTGCCGCCCATCGCGGTTTTTTGGTAAGGCCAATTTAAACCCAACAGGGGAATTGGCCTTACCGTATTAACCCCAGGTAGCCCGCATCGCCTTTTTCATCCAAATAACTACACAATTGGCCAGGCCAGATGGTCAGGCCGAACTCCCAGAGCTACGCAACGCCCCCGATCCGTTCCATGACAGAAACGCCAAAACTCATCGAATCGCGCCGCCTCTACCAGCAGATCGCGGACAAGGTGCGCACGCTGATCCAGCAGGGCAACCACCGCGAAGGCAGCCGGCTGCCGCCCGAGCGCGACCTGGCCCAGCAGTTGGGCGTGTCCCGCCCCTCGCTGCGAGAGGCGCTGATTGCGCTGGAGATCGAAGGCAGCGTGGAGATCCGCATGGGCTCGGGCGTCTATGTGTGCAGCCGCGCCCTGCGCCGCCCAGCGCTGCCAGCCTTCATGGGAGAGAGCCCGGCCGAACTGATGCAGGCAC
It encodes:
- a CDS encoding porin, with protein sequence MRISLALPAGLATLFTLALPASAQSNISVSGYLDAGVFRDFDKTNKAGTIQRSNLAFKGSEDLGGGLAATFRLSTRFELDTGLPEGAGFKPYFQDESTVGLKGPWGQLRLGRALSAMWGQDYLFDPWANFNRIASPAWQFWHALTPTDRASNNGTAEYGRMANGVFYDSPEWSGFALHLSASPERTTAPGRDGRAHSASLNYSRGPVTAMLAHERNGSGDRDVFVGGSYDFGALSVMGAYDVSRTGDTADKSRAATLGATYTVGATAFKAGYGRQRLNAATHNFASLGAEYALSKRTTVYASLGQQRYAAVPSRTAFGVGMGHAF
- a CDS encoding zinc-binding alcohol dehydrogenase family protein, whose product is MLTVICETPGTLRAEQRERPVRGEGEVLLRVKRVGVCGTDLHIFTGNQPFLQYPRVMGHELSGVVEEAVPGGRLAVGDVAYVMPYISCGKCIACRQGKTNCCVNIQVLGVHRDGAFTEYLSLPEAFVHKAEGVTLDQAAMVEFLAIGAHAVRRGDVQPGQRVLVVGAGPIGMAAMVFARLRGAVVTALDGRQDRLDFCQRELGVAGTVALGAGDQAQLSAATDGEFFDMVFDATGNAKAIERGFGFVAHGGKYVLISVVRDTISFSDPEFHKRETTLLGSRNATTEDFETVLAAMRSGQVPTDALNTHRMQLADVPTDFAQLLDPARGVVKAIVEV
- a CDS encoding altronate dehydratase family protein, with product MTTENQALPSAIQLGAADNVAVARHALEAGLLLVVGERSVTVRQAIPSGHKIALLPIAAGAPVLKYGQSIGIATADIAPGEHVHVHNVGMAASSHAHAAGAGYRPTVLAPDALSFDGIVRSDGRVATRNYLGVISSVNCSATVCRHIADAFRGDALAAFPQVDGVVAITHGSGCGMGGSGEGLELLQRTLRGYADHPNFAGVLVIGLGCEVNQVAPLVEMLAARDPGMFATLTIQDEGGTRETIAQGKLLLAQMLELANQVQRQPVPLRHLTVGLQCGGSDGYSGISANPALGAAVDLLVQHGGTAILSETPEIYGAEHLLTHRAASAAVADKLLQRLAWWERYAALHGGDLNNNPSPGNKAGGITTILEKSLGAVAKAGSTGLMDVVEYAEPVRTQGLVFMDTPGYDPVSATGQVAGGANLICFTTGRGSTYGCKPTPSLKLATNTPMFKRMGLDMDFDCGGIVDGRQSIAEAGEALFRLMIATASGQPSKSEENGLGDNEFLPWQLGAVM
- a CDS encoding amino acid ABC transporter permease, with product MGFLNAAHLKFLFDGLLWTVALSLLAFVGGGLLGFAVALGSSYGPRASRLAVSLYIKLIQGTPLLVLLPLAYFGLPALGLNIAPLAAAALALSIYVSAYLGEIWRGCIESVPRTQAEAAECLALRWHQRVRHVILPQAVKIATPPTVGFMVQIVKNTSLASAIGFVELARAGQIINNSTFEPFVIFVIVAAMYFALCYPLSVLSRRLERSFHVGHR
- a CDS encoding mannitol dehydrogenase family protein gives rise to the protein MAQPILQFGTSRFLQAHVDLFISDALQGLHGAGNALGGITLVQTTDRSDGAARIAALAQGAGYPVRIRGLAGGERIDRSVQCTAVREALQASAHWPALRSAVAHEVQVIVSNTADRGYLTDARDGPAALAEGSAPPHSFPAKLLVLLHGRWRAQPQAPLTLLPCELVERNGDVLRDLVVGLARQWGLDAAFATWLGTHCVWANSLVDRIVSEALEPVGAVAEPYAVWVIERQPRMLLPCTHPAIVLTDDLAAHERLKLFLLNAGHTYLAERWLQEGRAPGETVREAMADAALRSGLEALWAEEILPVFSAIGARPQADAYLVDVRERFENPFLDHRIADIAQNHAQKKQRRFGPVLAMAAEHAPHLPQPRLKAAMATP
- a CDS encoding amino acid ABC transporter ATP-binding protein, producing MSAIVEIENISKCFGTTRVLEDVSFTVKKGAVVAIIGQSGSGKSTALRCIDRLETVDQGRIRVCGHEVTAPGLDLHQLRRDVGIVFQSYNLFPHLTVEENIMLAPRLVQKTSRAAARQRALEVLEQVGLGEKASCYPSQLSGGQQQRVAIARSLAMSPQLMLFDEVTSALDPQLTGEVLRVMERLAADGMTMILVTHEMAFARKVADEVVFMHKGRVWEHGPAAILDAPATTELRDFVGNGL
- a CDS encoding GntR family transcriptional regulator, coding for MTTRPPVPQSAAPNSQNQIAQQVVESILAQKLAPGERLGEQDLADLFHVSRTLVREALMQLQARGFVEVRPRRGWYVVEPSVEDARDAFSARRIVESGILTHPGRPLQTVVRRLRQHIKEERQAIQNADAATRSFLLADFHVCLAEAMGHRSLSAILRDLTARTTLAATLYQSQHAASQSCAEHAAILQALEQGDLALARERMLDHIGQVEQALNHDQPRTHDRLRDSLAPLAGIRGTSG
- a CDS encoding transporter substrate-binding domain-containing protein, producing the protein MKTSSMLRSVLACAALLAFGAGTAHADLLKDIREAKKIRIALDTGSPPYGFVDDAMKPVGSDVETAHLLAQDLGVAIEIVQTTSPNRIPFLQTGKADIVVASLSVTPEREKVIDFSVPYAQILAVVAGPKAMQIKGYEDLKGKRVATTRGSNNDKVVTTGAKDAQIVRYDDDATLVTAAVSGQADIIATSPAIVSTVLAKAPQKDMVTKFTMSTVPLGIGLRKNEPELKAWIDDWITKNTANGKLVAIYKKYHGG
- a CDS encoding amino acid ABC transporter permease, with the protein product MKYSFDFAAPLAYWPDLVAGAWTTLALALSSTFFGFLVGVFCALATTGHAKWLARLAGVYIEVIRNTPLLVQVFIVYFGLSSLGFQVGAFTAATVALVVNVGAYTSEIVRAGIESIPRSQLEAAECLALSRWQMLRHVVLPPAIERVFPALTSQYVLLMLASSICSQISAEELTAVANRIQSDTFRSVETYLIVAVAYLAMSLVMRAVFWLVGLVAFPRRRRLGTPL